The DNA region CTAACTGGCCATCCAAATATGGATTCGCTAATAGCCGTGGGAACATCAGCAGCAATCATATATGGCATCATAGCGACATACAAAATAGCTGGTGGTGATTTACACTTTGTACACGAACTCTACATTGAGTCAGCAGGAACTATAATAGCCCTTATAATGCTTGGCAAGTCACTAGAACATAGATCAAAGGGAAGAGCATCTGAGGCTATTAAGAAACTCATGGGGCTCAGACCAAAAGAAGCTATAGTACTTCATGGGGATGAGGAAATAAACATACCTATAGATGAAGTTGAAGTAGGCGATATAGTACTTGTCAGACCTGGTGAGAAAATTCCAGTAGACGGCATCGTAGTAGATGGTAGTAGTTCGGTAGATGAGGCAATGATTACAGGAGAAAGTATACCAGTTGAAAAACACATGGATTCTACTGTAATAGGAGCTAGTATAAATAAAAATGGTCTGCTAAAGATCAAAACTACAAAGGTAGGTTCAGAGACTGCGCTTTCAAAGATTATTCAATTAGTAGAACAAGCGCAGGGCTCAAAAGCACCTATAGCTAAACTTGCAGACATCATAGCAGGATACTTTGTACCAACAGTTATAAGTATAGCGATATTAGCAGCCATAGCGTGGTATATAGCAAGTAGAGATATAGAACTTACTGTAAAGGTATTTATATCAGTACTAGTAATAGCTTGTCCTTGTGCACTAGGACTTGCAACACCTACAGCGATAATGGTTGGAACAGGTAGAGGTGCAGACGAGGGTGTACTCATAAAAAGCGGAGTTGCGCTTGAGACCGCTCACAAAATAGATGCTATAGTTTTTGACAAGACAGGGACTATTACAGAAGGTAAACCAAAAGTGACCGATCTGATATGTGAAAAATATGATGAGAATGATTTGATAAGATGGATAGCTTCAGCAGAGAAAGGTTCAGAACATCCACTTGGCGAAGCTATAGTCAAGAGAGCCAAGAGTGAAGGCGTGGAATTTTCAGAAGTAAAGGATTTTGAAGCTATTTCAGGACAAGGTATAAGAGCGAGTATAGAAGGTAAGTCGATACTCCTTGGAAATGACAAAATGATGAATGCTTTTAATATACAATCTGTTGATTTTGAAAAAGGAAATGAGCTTGCAGCAGATGGGAAGACACCTATGTTTATAGCTGTTGATGGAGGGTATGCTGGTATAGTGGCTGTAGCAGATACGGTCAAGGCAGATAGTAAGAAAGCTATAGAAAAGCTTCAAAGCATGGGTATAAGTGTAGCGATGATTACAGGGGATCACAAGATTACAGCCGATGCCATAGCACGCAGAGTTGGTGTTGATAGAGTTATTGCAGAGGTCATGCCAGCAGATAAGGCTCATGAAGTTAAAAAGCTCCAAAGTGAAGGTTTTAAAGTAGCTATGGTTGGAGACGGAATAAATGATGCTCCAGCGCTAGCTCAGGCTGACATAGGAATAGCGATAGGTTCAGGTACAGATGTGGCGATGGAATCTGCTGATATAGTGCTAATGAAAGACAGTATAGTTGATGTAGTTAAGGCTATAGAGCTTAGCAAAGCAACTATAAAAAATATAAAGCAAAACCTATTTTGGGCTTTTGCGTACAACACAGCAGGTATTCCAGTGGCGGCAGGTGTACTACACATATTTGGTGGGCCACTTCTAAATCCTATGATAGCAGCTGCGGCTATGTCATTTAGTTCTGTTTCAGTTGTAACAAATGCACTTAGACTCAAAAATTTCAAAGGGAGTGAATATTAATGGAAAAATTGGTGAAAGTAGAAGGTATGAGTTGTATGCACTGCGAGAATCGTGTGAAAAATGCTCTAGAAGCAATAGACGCTGATATATTAGAAATCAGCGCCGATAAGGACTTAGTTAGAGTAAATATTTCTAGCGAAGATGAATTAAAAGAAGTAGTGGAAGCTATAGAAGATGCGGGATATGATGTAGTTTAAAATTTTGATTATTCAAATCGAATGTTCCAATACTCATTTAGGAATCGTTTCTTTAGAATCAATATAGTTTCTAAATCGTTTAGAAATTGGTATAGAGATGCTCTGTGTTCGAATTCTAAACGTGTTTCAGGGAGGTGCGAGATTTTAAAAAAAGCTCGCGCCTCTTTTATCATGTTTATTTCCAAATCTCCGGGGTTAGATTCATGCACATTTGACTCTATTTGCTTTACTATATTGTAAATAATTTCAGATTCAGATTCCGCAGTCCAAGTAACATAAAAATGTCTTCTCGTATAATCTAATATATAGTATTGCTGTTCCCTCATCGTGAAATAAGCCCAAAAGTATTTTCTGTCTTTCAAATAATAATCATTCATTTCATCATTTGCGATATTTTTACCTTCAAAAATCAGTCTTTTCAATGTAGATGTTTCATCTTCCACACTAGAAATTTTGCATTGATTTTTTAGACAATACCCCATGCTATTAAATATATTTTTTAACTGATTTTCTACCTCGAGTTGTTTTTTTATCAATTCAGAAGAGCGGCTTTTAGTATAGTAATTAAAAACGAGCGCACAAGAAATTCCAATTACTAATAATCCAATTTCATTTAATAATATTTCCCACGAAATAGTAGATAAACTGTATATATGAACTACTAATACAACATTTGTTACTAGCGCAACTATAGTTTTTCTGTAA from Tissierellales bacterium includes:
- a CDS encoding heavy metal translocating P-type ATPase; translated protein: MLVNKTYKVDGMSCAACSAAVERVTKKLDGVESVSVNLNMKKMQIEYDEDKVSREDIFAKIEKAGFKPSEDAEVKKVTIPIEGMTCAACAQAAEKEIKKLEGVQEVTVNALANKAYVTYDVKVVRLSQIKKAIVKAGYEPKEIEKDNTLQEQDQGAKEENTMWFRFKIAIAFVIPLLYVAMGPMIGLPLPDIISPDVNPLHFAIAQFVLLIPIVVVGRHFYTRGFKTLLTGHPNMDSLIAVGTSAAIIYGIIATYKIAGGDLHFVHELYIESAGTIIALIMLGKSLEHRSKGRASEAIKKLMGLRPKEAIVLHGDEEINIPIDEVEVGDIVLVRPGEKIPVDGIVVDGSSSVDEAMITGESIPVEKHMDSTVIGASINKNGLLKIKTTKVGSETALSKIIQLVEQAQGSKAPIAKLADIIAGYFVPTVISIAILAAIAWYIASRDIELTVKVFISVLVIACPCALGLATPTAIMVGTGRGADEGVLIKSGVALETAHKIDAIVFDKTGTITEGKPKVTDLICEKYDENDLIRWIASAEKGSEHPLGEAIVKRAKSEGVEFSEVKDFEAISGQGIRASIEGKSILLGNDKMMNAFNIQSVDFEKGNELAADGKTPMFIAVDGGYAGIVAVADTVKADSKKAIEKLQSMGISVAMITGDHKITADAIARRVGVDRVIAEVMPADKAHEVKKLQSEGFKVAMVGDGINDAPALAQADIGIAIGSGTDVAMESADIVLMKDSIVDVVKAIELSKATIKNIKQNLFWAFAYNTAGIPVAAGVLHIFGGPLLNPMIAAAAMSFSSVSVVTNALRLKNFKGSEY
- a CDS encoding heavy-metal-associated domain-containing protein, coding for MEKLVKVEGMSCMHCENRVKNALEAIDADILEISADKDLVRVNISSEDELKEVVEAIEDAGYDVV
- a CDS encoding aromatic acid exporter family protein is translated as MFKSIAQKSKSDIPIKILFIKTIKITASVISAVFISNSMSMSFSLSAGIIALVSILGVKRQSLRVAGQRLVASIFSLSLASLLFLYLGFDLTTFGIYLAIFSALMIYRKTIVALVTNVVLVVHIYSLSTISWEILLNEIGLLVIGISCALVFNYYTKSRSSELIKKQLEVENQLKNIFNSMGYCLKNQCKISSVEDETSTLKRLIFEGKNIANDEMNDYYLKDRKYFWAYFTMREQQYYILDYTRRHFYVTWTAESESEIIYNIVKQIESNVHESNPGDLEINMIKEARAFFKISHLPETRLEFEHRASLYQFLNDLETILILKKRFLNEYWNIRFE